AAGAATTAATCCCAAATGTAGGTAAGGGATTTTATATAGAGCCACCATTTCATTGTGATTACGGATATAATATTCATTGTGGTGACAATGTGTATTTTAACGTAAACTGTGTAGTTTTAGATTGTGGCCCAGTTACAATTGGATCGAATGTGATGTTTGCACCCAATGTTCAGATTTATACAGCTACGCATCCGCTTGAGGCAGAATTAAGAAAAACAGTTCAAAGTACATTACCAGTTTCAATAGGAGATGATTGTTGGATAGGAGGAAACTCAGTAATATGTCCGGGAGTAACTATAGGAAATGGTTGTGTAATAGGAGCGGGATCGGTTGTAACAAAAGATATTCCAGACAATTCACTAGCAGTTGGAAATCCAGCTAAAGTAATCCGAAAATTAAATCAAGAACCAGAAAATAATAAATAATGCTTTCATTAAATAAAGTGCATCATATTGCCATTATTTGTAGTGATTATGATAGGTCTAAAATGTTTTATACAGCCGTTTTAGGCCTAACTATAATTAGAGAAGTTTATCGTGAAGAACGCCAATCGTATAAGTTAGATTTGGCCTTAAACGGAAACTATATTATCGAATTATTTTCGTTTCCAAGTCCACCCGAAAGAACTTCTAGACCTGAGGCAACAGGTTTGCGACATTTGGCTTTTGAGGTATCTGATTTAGATCAAACAGTCTCATTTTTAGAGTCTAAGAATGTTGTTTGCGAAGCCATTCGGGTTGACGAATTTACAGATAAACGTTTTACTTTTATTGCAGATCCAGACGATTTACCAATAGAGTTTTACGAGGGTTAATTTCTTACTTTGCTGTTAAATAAATGTAATATTCGGGTATTTGAGAATAAATACGGCTATGTTTCTTTAAATTTGCAGACCACTTATGAAAAGTGAGTTTTAAAACTTCAAACTTCTGATGAACAAAACAGCGAAAATTAAAAAAAACCACCAATTTATTAAATTTCAAAAATTAGTTATTGTATCTGT
The nucleotide sequence above comes from Flavobacterium branchiarum. Encoded proteins:
- a CDS encoding sugar O-acetyltransferase, which gives rise to MKTEKEKMIAGDNYIAGSSDLAKERRKAKNLLHRLNVTEYCITKKAKLILEELIPNVGKGFYIEPPFHCDYGYNIHCGDNVYFNVNCVVLDCGPVTIGSNVMFAPNVQIYTATHPLEAELRKTVQSTLPVSIGDDCWIGGNSVICPGVTIGNGCVIGAGSVVTKDIPDNSLAVGNPAKVIRKLNQEPENNK
- a CDS encoding VOC family protein, which translates into the protein MLSLNKVHHIAIICSDYDRSKMFYTAVLGLTIIREVYREERQSYKLDLALNGNYIIELFSFPSPPERTSRPEATGLRHLAFEVSDLDQTVSFLESKNVVCEAIRVDEFTDKRFTFIADPDDLPIEFYEG